TGAAAAGCAGATTGACATTTATGCCGTTTTACAATTTAACAGATGGAGAGATTAAGGCACTCTACTCCTACCTAACAAGACACTCTAAAAATAAGAAATAGAGTTTTTAAAAATTCAAAGTATATGTATTTGCTTTTTTATAGATTTCTTCTACCTCATCGCTAAAATTGATTAGTGGTGGTTCGACTTTAAGAGCAGACTTTGAGCCTTTTCTAGTTTCTATCATAATAAGAGAACTGTTTTTTTCCTCTTTTGGATAAACAAAACGGATTCTCTCTATTTTTAAACGATTTTTTTCTAATTCAATTCCAAGATTTACAAACTCTTTTACATCATAACAGAAAATAAAGCGACCTCGCTCTTTTAAAATTCTTGCAACTTTTTTAAAAAATTTATCAATTGGAAGGTGTTGGGAATATCGAGCTGTGTTTAAAACTGTATCTTTGCTCTGAATAACTGCGGGGTTATAAAATGGTGGATTACTCACGATGAGGTCAAATTGAATTCCAAAATCTATTTCCGTAAAATCTCCGCTAAAAACTCTGTTCTCAACTCCATTTATCTCTGAATTTCTTTTTGTGAGTTCCTGAAAAATTTCCTGTTTTTCCGCTGAGTGGAGTTCTGTTTTTGGAAAATCCCTTTTTAAAAGAACTCCTAAAACTCCACTTCCAGAACCAACATCAAGAACATTTCCAGAAACTCTACTTTTGGAAATAAAATCCCAAAGAAATAGAGTGTCTGAATTGTATCGATAGCCACTCGAGGGCTGATAAAAAACTGTTTTAGACAACTTTTACTTTTAACATGACTTTTGAAAGCGAACTTGCAACTTTTGCAAACTTCTCTTCTGTTGGTTTATAGTAAGCGACCTGTTTCGCATATTTTGCAACAAAACCTTTTTTCTCATCTTTTATTCTGTTGTAATCCATGCCAAGAACTTCGACAGTTTCAAGGTCTTTCTCAACCTCCGCACTACTTTCGGCATTTTTTAATATACTCTCAAGAACTTCAATTGTCTGTTCAGGATTCATATCTTTCTGAATTTTTCCATCTAAAAGAGACTTGTATTTTGTTGCAATCTGCTTAACTTTTGCAAGAACACTGTTTACTTGCTCATTAAACTTCTTGATATTTTCCTCTTGCTCCTGAACAATTGTGTATCCGTTGGCTCTTTGATTGATAATTTGCATAATTGTTACCATATTCCAAGAGTTCTCTTTTCCGCCAATAACAGGTTTTTGATAACGAACACCATTTGGACCAATTTCAACTCGACCATCATAAAAACGGAGGAAACGAGTCGCAGTCTCATCTTTTGTTCCAACAACTTCGAGGAGTTTAACTGCAAAATAGAAAAGGTATTTGTTTATGTGATTTTTTGCTATATATTCTAAAAGTCCCTCAATATGTTTATTGAGTCGTTCTCGGAATCTCGAAGCTTCAGATTGCTGGGAAACAACCATCAACTCTTCTCTTGTAAATTTCTTAACAATCTTAATAACATTATTGATAAAGTTGAAATTGTCCATTTTTTTGAAATCAATTTCAGATTGCAGAATTTTGTCTGAAATAACTTTTATAAGCTCTTCTTCAAAAAGATAATTCTTATTAATATATCCATAAATTCTCTCAATCGCATCAACTTCGTTATCTTTTAGATCATCAAGAGAAACGCTTGTTGTGTTATCAGTCATCTTTTTAGCTGAACTCTTTTTGACTCTTAAGAAATTCAATTCATTAAAAAGCTCGTTGTTTTCTCGACTTAAATTCTGTAAGTTTATTTTTAACATTTCAGTTTCTCGTCTTTTTTCAACAACCTCCTCTTGTAATTGAGAAATTTCATTCTCATATTTTGAGATGGCTTCTTTATGTTTTGAGAAAATTTGAGTTCGGAAATCAAGATTTTTCTTGTTTCGATTTCTCATATCTTCCATAATATTTTTTAAAGATGAAGACAATTTTTTTCTTTCAAGAGACTTTTCAATTCTTAAATCAATTCTTGAATATAGTTCAAGATAATTTATAGGATTATAGACAATATCAACAGCACCTCTCTCTAAAAGAGCTGTCATCTCTTGGTGATTATTTGGAGAAATCACAAAAATTACAGGAGTGTTTTTAACTTCTTCATCTTTTGAACTTTTTAAAAAATCTAAAAGCTCAAAACCGTGAATCTTCTCTGGTAAATAAGCGAAATCTTCGGTATAAACAAATTCAGAATTACTCAAAATTAAATCTGGTCTGTAACCTTCGTCAAACTCTTCAATCGCTTCATCAATTGAAAAAACAATTTTTGTTTTATAAATTCCCGCAAAAACATACTGCATATTTTTCAGAAGTTTTTTGTTTGACTCGATAATCAAAACACTATGTTTTTGCTCTTCCTTTTGTAATAAACTACTCATATACCTTCTTTAAAATTAATTTCCATGGTTTTCATAAAAGATATAACTTGTTGAGTAATCACTAAATTCAAAATAGACTTTTCCATTTTTCTTCTCATTCTCATCAAGCTCTAAATCTAAATTTTCATCAATATAACCATATCCAAATCTGTAAGGTCTCGGAGTATCTCCATCAGTTGATGTAGCTGTTGTTAATTTATCAATTTTAAAAAACCGTTTTACAAGCTTCTCACCTGCATAAACTTCTAAAACACCATCTGTTCCAGTGAAGTTTTGAAATGTTCTACCAATTTTATTTTGAGTCTCTTGTGTGCAACTCGCAAAAAATAGTAGAAAAGTTCCTAAGAATAGAGTTTTCATATAATATCTCCACAAATCTAATTTTCTTTTGTTATTTTAACAAATATGTTTTATTAAAAGATTTGACTTTACAGAAATATTAAGAAATCTTAAAATGTTAAAATATCCTTAAAACATCAAAGTATCTATTTTGGGACACACAAAAGTAACAGGAAAAGAGATTGCTTCACTTCTCGGAGTAACTCAAAAAACAGTTTCAACTTGGAAAAACAGTGAAAACAATGAAGAGAGATTGAAATATCAACTTATTAAAATGGGTTTAATTGTTAGAAAACTCGGTTTGAGAGAGAAAGATCTCCACAAGCTAAAAGAGGCATCGGAAAAGAGTTGAAAAATTTAGTTATTGGATTAGGCAATATTGGAGAGAGATATGAGAACAGTAGGCACAATATTGGATTTAACCTCATCGACAAAATTTTTGATGATTTAGGAAAGGTCGAGAAAATAAAAGGC
Above is a window of Thiovulum sp. ES DNA encoding:
- a CDS encoding putative O-methyltransferase (PFAM: Methyltransferase small domain), whose translation is MSKTVFYQPSSGYRYNSDTLFLWDFISKSRVSGNVLDVGSGSGVLGVLLKRDFPKTELHSAEKQEIFQELTKRNSEINGVENRVFSGDFTEIDFGIQFDLIVSNPPFYNPAVIQSKDTVLNTARYSQHLPIDKFFKKVARILKERGRFIFCYDVKEFVNLGIELEKNRLKIERIRFVYPKEEKNSSLIMIETRKGSKSALKVEPPLINFSDEVEEIYKKANTYTLNF
- a CDS encoding response regulator containing a CheY-like receiver domain and a GGDEF domain (PFAM: Response regulator receiver domain), encoding MSSLLQKEEQKHSVLIIESNKKLLKNMQYVFAGIYKTKIVFSIDEAIEEFDEGYRPDLILSNSEFVYTEDFAYLPEKIHGFELLDFLKSSKDEEVKNTPVIFVISPNNHQEMTALLERGAVDIVYNPINYLELYSRIDLRIEKSLERKKLSSSLKNIMEDMRNRNKKNLDFRTQIFSKHKEAISKYENEISQLQEEVVEKRRETEMLKINLQNLSRENNELFNELNFLRVKKSSAKKMTDNTTSVSLDDLKDNEVDAIERIYGYINKNYLFEEELIKVISDKILQSEIDFKKMDNFNFINNVIKIVKKFTREELMVVSQQSEASRFRERLNKHIEGLLEYIAKNHINKYLFYFAVKLLEVVGTKDETATRFLRFYDGRVEIGPNGVRYQKPVIGGKENSWNMVTIMQIINQRANGYTIVQEQEENIKKFNEQVNSVLAKVKQIATKYKSLLDGKIQKDMNPEQTIEVLESILKNAESSAEVEKDLETVEVLGMDYNRIKDEKKGFVAKYAKQVAYYKPTEEKFAKVASSLSKVMLKVKVV